Sequence from the Fictibacillus arsenicus genome:
ACAGCTTCAGCCTTTTAGCTCCTAACGCTGATATGGCACTCATCATGGCAAAAGAGAACTTTTTCAGAAGAGAGACGGTTGCTGACATCTGGGTTGTAAAAAGAGAGAACATCCGCGGTCTGAATCAGGATGAGAGAGAGATGCTCAAAAGGCTTGATAAGGAGTATAGAGAAACAAAAGGATACGGTTATTTAAAGAAGAAATGGCGTGACTACAACCAGGAGCAGTTTACAGAACAGCACATCCTTGGCGGAAGGGGAGACAATTAATGACACAGGAAACATTGAAGCCACAAGAGAAAGCCGCATTGATCGAGCTTCTCTATCAGATGGGAGACGATGATTTTATTCTTTCGTTCCGTGGATCTGAATGGCTCGGACTTGCGCCGCATATTGAAGAGGATGTTGCGTTCTCATCCATCTCTCAGGACATGATGGGTCATGCAAACCTTTACTATCGTCTATTAGAGGATCTTGGAGAAGGGGAAGCAGATAGAATTGCTCATTTGCGTACACCTGATCAATTCCGCAATGCCATCATTTTAGAAGAAGTGAACGGACCTGGCACGTATTTAAAAGAACCTGATTATGACTGGGCATTTGCTGTAGTCCGCAATTACTTTTATGCGGTGCATAAACAGATTCGTTTAGATTCGCTTCGCCATTCTTCTTATGAGCCATTAGCTGAGGCAGCAAGAAAAATCATGACCGAACAATACTATCACCTCATGCACTGGGAAGTTTGGTTTAAGCAGCTGATGACGAGTACAGATGAAGCGATCGAGCGTATGAACGCAGCTATTGAAAAAGTCTGGAAGGATTTCGGCGGTGTTCTTACACTTGTTCCTTCATACGCAGAGATCGTGAAAGCGAACTTGATCGATGATGAAGCAGTCATGAAAAAACGCTGGACGAACAAGATGGAAGCAGTGTTTAAAGAAGTGGGAGCAGAATATCCTGGCGAGCCTCGAATGGAAAGAGGCAACGGGAGAAACGGTGTTCACACAGATGATTTAAAACAAGCATTATCTACACTTTCAGAAGTGTATGCTACAAATCCTGCAACTGGCTGGTAAGACGATCTAGAAAGGAGATGAACCACGTGTCCGAAATAAAAAACAGCATGACCGATACCGTTATGGACGCGCTTGGGGATGTTAAAGATCCTGAAATCGCCTCCGTCAGCATATTGGACCTGGGTATGATACACGAAGTAGAAGTGACAGATGGAAATGTGAAAGTTTCCGTACTGCCTACCTTTTCGGGGTGTCCTGCCTTGCATATCATCGAAAGAGATATTAAAAAAGCCTTAGAAACAGTAGAAGGAATTGAATCGGCAGAAGTGAATTTTGTATTTACACCCTCATGGACAACAGACCGAATCACACCAGAGGGACGTGAGAGATTAAAAGAATTCGGAATCTCTCCGCCGCCGGCGAACCATGTAATGGGTGAGCCATGGGAGATCGACTGTCCATATTGCGGGTCAACCTATGTGACGATGGAAAACATTTTTGGTCCGACAGCATGCCGAAGCATCCTGTATTGCAAGTCGTGCAAAAACCCGTTTGAAGCAATGAAACCAGTTGCTGATATGGGGTAGCCACAAAAAAATATGAGGTTAAAAATAGGGAGGAAACACACATGGTAAAATTAATCGCACTTTACAAAACACCGGAAAACATTGATCAATTCGACGAGCACTATTTTGGACATCATACAGAGATTACAAAAAAGATTCCTGGACTTCGCAAAATGGAAGTAACTAAGATTGTTGGTTCTCCAATGGGGAAAAGCGAGTACCATATTCTTTGTGAAATGTACTACGATGATCATGACGCACTAAAAGCAGCGATGAAGTCAGACGAAGGTAAAGCTTCTGGTAAAGACTTAATGAGCTTTGCAGCAGAACTTGTAACGCTCATGATCGGTGAGGAAATCAATGAGTAATTACGAAACAATCATAACCTCAGTTGAAGATGGGATTGCCTTAATTCAATTAAACAGGCCGCGTGTTCTAAACGCGATCAACCGGCCGATGGTTACGGAGCTTTTAGATGCTTTTGAAGGATTTGACCGTAATGATGAGGTGAAAGCAATTGTTTTAACAGGTAACCAGCGTGCATTTGCTGCTGGTGCAGACATTGATGAAATGAAAGAAGACGACAGCGTTTCTCTTGAACTATTAAACCAGTTCAAAGAATGGGATCGTCTCGCAACGATAAAGAAACCGATTATCGGTGCTGTTAACGGCTATTGTTTCGGCGGGGGGTTTGAGCTTGCTCTTTGTGCAGATATTCTTTTTGCGGCAGAGAACGCACAGTTCGGATTCCCTGAAATCAAACTTGGGGTAATGCCAGGTGCTGGAGGAACAGTAAAGCTCACTAAGCTTATGGGACAGAAGAAAGCACTGGAATGGCTGTGGCTCGGTGATCCGATGACAGCAGATGAAGCGCTCCAATATGGAGTGATCAACCGCGTTATCGCACCTGAACTTGTTTTAGAAGAAGCGAAAAAGTATGCAAGAATTGTAGCTTCAAGAGCTCCATTATCGACTCGTTTAATTAAAGAAACCGTCTATAAATCTATCGATTATTCAACATATGAAGGCATGCAGTTTGAAAGAAAAAACTTTTACCTATTATTCTCATCGCAGGACCAAAAAGAAGGCATGAAAGCATTTGTTGAAAAACGTCCTGCAGAGTTTAAAGGGAAGTAGGGGGATAACCATGTTTGAAACGATTAGCTACGAAACAAGAGGAAAGACAGCATGGATTACACTGAACCGTCCGGATAAACTAAATGCTTTTACATCACTCATGCATAAGGAAATGGTGTCGGCGGTTAAAGAGGCGAACAAAGACAGCAAGGTAAGAGCAGTAGTCATTACTGGAGCTGGGCGTGCATTCTGTTCCGGACAGGACTTAACTGGTTCGACAGATTCTACGGATTATGGTGAAGTTCTCCGCAAAGGGTATAACCCGATGGTGCAAGCACTTGTGGCGATGGAAAAGCCAGTGATCGCAGCGGTAAACGGTGTGGCAGCAGGTGCAGGGATGAGCTTGGCATTGGCGTGCGATTTCCGTATCGCGAGCGAGAAAGCGAGTTTTATTGAGGCGTTCATTCACGTGGGCTTAGTTCCAGACTCAGGGAACCTATACTTCTTGCCGCGTTTAGTCGGGCATGCGAAAGCGATGGAGCTTGCAGTACTCGGTGAAAAGATTACAGCACAGCAAGCTAAAGAGTTCGGTCTCGTTACAAAAACAGTGAGCGAAGAAGAGTTCATGCTTGAAGTTGAAACGTTCGCGGAAAAATTGGCAAACATGCCTACGAAAGCAATCGGGCTTATTAAACGTTATTTAAATAAAACCTGGGAAAGCGATCTGAACGAAGTGCTCGAATATGAAGCACAAGCACAGAAGATCGCAGGAGAGTCTGAAGATCATCAAGAAGGACTGCATGCATTTTTAGAAAAGAGAAAACCTGCATTCACAGGAAAATAGACATCTAAGAAAAGGGAGTGGAGAGTATGAGTACAGCAAAAATGGAAGTTAAAGCAGTGAAGCGTGATCAATACGATATGATTATTGGCGGTCAAAGTACGGCCGGTTCGGAAGGGGAGTATTTTGTTACGTACAACCCAGCGACTGGTGAACCGTTAGCGAAGGTAGCTAAAGCGACGAAGGCTGATGTTGACCGTGCAGTACAAGCCGCACGAACTGCATTCGAAACAGGTAAATGGAAGCGCTCTCCTGTAAATAAGCGTTCACGCACGATGAACAAAATCGCGAGCATCATGCGTTCTCGTTTCAATGAACTTGTTGAGCTTGAAATCCTTAACAGCGGGAAATCGTTAAGCGCTGCACAAGGACAAGTAATGCAGGCAATCGAAGACTTCGAATTCTATGCAGGTGCAATCGTAAGCCATCGCGGTGCAGTGAACCCGATGCCAGGGCCGTTTATGAACTATACGTTAAAAGAGCCTCTTGGTGTTTGTGCACAGATCATTCCTTGGAACTATCCGATGATGATGGCAGCGTGGAAGATTGCTCCGGCTATCGCAACAGGATGCTCTGTGATCTTAAAGCCTGCGAGCTTAACACCATTAACAGCGATTGTTATGACAGAGATCTGCCACGAAGCTGGAGTTCCTGAAG
This genomic interval carries:
- the paaB gene encoding 1,2-phenylacetyl-CoA epoxidase subunit PaaB, with translation MNETKNEFYNVYEVFSKKTDKSPFQHSFSLLAPNADMALIMAKENFFRRETVADIWVVKRENIRGLNQDEREMLKRLDKEYRETKGYGYLKKKWRDYNQEQFTEQHILGGRGDN
- the paaC gene encoding 1,2-phenylacetyl-CoA epoxidase subunit PaaC → MTQETLKPQEKAALIELLYQMGDDDFILSFRGSEWLGLAPHIEEDVAFSSISQDMMGHANLYYRLLEDLGEGEADRIAHLRTPDQFRNAIILEEVNGPGTYLKEPDYDWAFAVVRNYFYAVHKQIRLDSLRHSSYEPLAEAARKIMTEQYYHLMHWEVWFKQLMTSTDEAIERMNAAIEKVWKDFGGVLTLVPSYAEIVKANLIDDEAVMKKRWTNKMEAVFKEVGAEYPGEPRMERGNGRNGVHTDDLKQALSTLSEVYATNPATGW
- the paaD gene encoding 1,2-phenylacetyl-CoA epoxidase subunit PaaD, with the protein product MNHVSEIKNSMTDTVMDALGDVKDPEIASVSILDLGMIHEVEVTDGNVKVSVLPTFSGCPALHIIERDIKKALETVEGIESAEVNFVFTPSWTTDRITPEGRERLKEFGISPPPANHVMGEPWEIDCPYCGSTYVTMENIFGPTACRSILYCKSCKNPFEAMKPVADMG
- a CDS encoding EthD family reductase, with translation MVKLIALYKTPENIDQFDEHYFGHHTEITKKIPGLRKMEVTKIVGSPMGKSEYHILCEMYYDDHDALKAAMKSDEGKASGKDLMSFAAELVTLMIGEEINE
- a CDS encoding enoyl-CoA hydratase/isomerase family protein; the protein is MSNYETIITSVEDGIALIQLNRPRVLNAINRPMVTELLDAFEGFDRNDEVKAIVLTGNQRAFAAGADIDEMKEDDSVSLELLNQFKEWDRLATIKKPIIGAVNGYCFGGGFELALCADILFAAENAQFGFPEIKLGVMPGAGGTVKLTKLMGQKKALEWLWLGDPMTADEALQYGVINRVIAPELVLEEAKKYARIVASRAPLSTRLIKETVYKSIDYSTYEGMQFERKNFYLLFSSQDQKEGMKAFVEKRPAEFKGK
- a CDS encoding enoyl-CoA hydratase-related protein, with translation MFETISYETRGKTAWITLNRPDKLNAFTSLMHKEMVSAVKEANKDSKVRAVVITGAGRAFCSGQDLTGSTDSTDYGEVLRKGYNPMVQALVAMEKPVIAAVNGVAAGAGMSLALACDFRIASEKASFIEAFIHVGLVPDSGNLYFLPRLVGHAKAMELAVLGEKITAQQAKEFGLVTKTVSEEEFMLEVETFAEKLANMPTKAIGLIKRYLNKTWESDLNEVLEYEAQAQKIAGESEDHQEGLHAFLEKRKPAFTGK